CTCGAACGATACGGTGAATAGGGGTTCTTCATGAATGTATCGTGTGGAAAAGTTGGATTAGAAGATTTACGCTACAAATTTTTGAAATAGGATAAGATGACAGAAGTGGTCgaatgttttgttgtgttgcaCCCGAAAGTCGCCCCCTGCTTCAGTGTGTACTTTCCATTTTTACTACTGTGACAGGTTATATGCAGAGGATACATTTTGGTAATATGCATGTAAAAGTGGGAATTTGATCAAGaatatgattgtttttatttttgactgttAATTACAGCTGACTCATTAACACACTGGAGCTCTTTTCATGACATCATAATTGAAGATCACAAAATTCCCCCCCTTAGCTAGGCCACCGCTGAGGTCAACAAAATTGAAGTCAAAAGATCATTACTGCTGCCTGGTGGTTGTTTGCCGTATTACTTCAAAACCTAGCCCTCCCTCCACTTGGGTAAGGAGGGAGGCCATTGAAATCTACAGATATGTTTTACTTTCCCCTACTccatctgtaccgcttatccccactaaaTGCTCAATTCAAACAAAGTATGACTGTTACAGTAATTGCACATCATCTTTCTTTTCTATTAACAACCATGTGACCCGCCCATACAAAGTTGATTGTATTTCCAGTGGAAGAAAATCCATCTCGTCTCGCCTTCGGCCAAATCATAACAAAGCTTTGTCTTCTCCTCTCCCTCTCGTTAGTTTCCCACTGTGCTATTTAAATAAGAACGCTGATAACGATTTAAAATGACGTAACTGGCACAAGCCAAGAACGCAGGGAGCCCTTTGATCGGGACAAAACATGAGAAGATTTTAACGATGTTGAGAGCCTGGTCCCAACTAGTTTCTCTTAGCTCACCTCATCAGCACAATCGTCTTTTTATTCATCTCCTTCCCTGTTGGGTTCTTTTGTCTCACCATgtttacaggtgcatctcaataaattagaataatgtaagagagttttttttgtatttcagcattgctaatccaaaagtgaaactcataaatTATACAAATTCTTTCAACCCAAGAAAATACTCTTCAAAATGTCAATTCCAACTTCATTTCCATATtaatccccagaactgtgaggcagatgtcctacctaaccagtcgtccaccgtgccggccatcaaaatattaacaaataaaatgaataaaatagttTACTCTGTGGATGGACTCGATAtgagtttttgaattgaactccAGAAATATATGATTttctaattataattattattttctaattataatttatttagatGCACATTTACTTGTTgaacagttttttgttgttattggttTAGTTGCTTGTTTGAAGTCCAGCTGGCCTTACTCCATTTTGTGACTGAATGACTGGTACTAGACAAGCATTCAAACTAATGCTGTTACGTATTAGTCAGTCTTCTTCATTTAGTGAAACATTGTTTTGCTTCTGATTTTActgctcattttattttatctggTTCAATAAAAGAACCGGATCATAGTGCCTCCTTTCAAGGACTTAAGCGCAATCAAATAATATGTCTCCCTTTCAGATGAGCGAGGTATTACTTATCTCAACCTTGGCACTTGCTGGTTCTGAAGGATCAAACTATTGATGCCAAATAATGGAATAATGTGGCAATGATATCTTGGCATCACCTCGTATTACTCATGCTACATTCAAGACTGCCGGGAAGTCAGAAATACAATGAAACCTCTGAAATTCAATGCGCCTGAAGtcattcaatttaaaatttgaACACAATATACAGGAGAAAATATGCCTCTAAAAGTAAAGCAGTCTTCACGCATTATACTATAAGAcctccattatttcctattggAAATATTTACTCAGAATCCGAATAACTCTTTCCCGGAAGAAAGTGTATTCAACCCTAGTATATAGTGTGTATGAATTGGCCATTTGAATCACTATCATATGATGTGACATACCAACCATTATTATAGTCATTGGTTCATTGTGTTTTTGGCATTTTCAGCTAAGTCACAGTATCTCTGAGCAATTTCCAAGGAGTTGAAAGTTCTAGTTAAGAAATAAAGTGCAtgcctggttttttttttcctgcacttgggtccacATGCCAGCATTCACAGTGACAATGGAATCTGACCAGCAGTGTACCCTTTCTCATTAAGAAAGTTAATGAGGTGATGAATTCTCTTAATGCCCTCTTTTCCTTCTGACAAAAAACTTCCTAGATTTTGCAGATAATTAATTCAAACGCATGGGTGTGGAATTAAAGCCAAGCCTAGCAGAGAGAGGTTTTTCTCTCGCTCTACTTGAAGCTGTCTCCCCAGAGCCAAAACACTTGAACTTGCTTTCCCCGAGGTTAGACTCCAAAAGACGTCCACGGAGCCCGAGCTCCAATTTGTTTTACTTGGACATTTTCGCCACATTGCCAATATAAACTCAATGGCTGCTTCATTAGGTGCACCAACACAATGGAATAAGATCCCAAAATTGAACTCTGCAAAGACGAAAAGACCCTGCGTCCTGTATTCATCATCTGATCTGTaatttacaaatacaaatactatactatacaaataaaaatgtagttaTTATTAAGCCCAGACTTTTAATACAGAATTACAGAATTAAGATAACTGAATTTGgcattgggcggcacggtggacgactggttagagcgccagcctcacagttcaatccccggccccgcctgtgtggagtttgcatgttctccccgtgcctgcgtgggttttctccgggcactccggttccctcccacatcccaaaaacatgcattaattggagactctaaattgcccgtaggcatgactgtgagtgcgaatggttgtttgtttgtatgtgccctgcgattggctggcaactagttcagggtatATAaaaccccgcctgctgcccgatgacagctgggataggctccaccacgcccgcgaccctagtgaggagaagcggctcagaaaatggatggatggatggactttggcattgtatttttaatctatAGTTACAAGTCAAAAAGCCAGTTAAGATTATTATCAATGATGATGGTGTTGTTGTCATTAACGtccaaatgacaatgacaaccatatagagtacagtacataattgttcGATGAATACATCTtcgacagtgtcaatcaaaaatgagCATTATTACACACTTAGGCATAGCTGTTGGACCTTGAGGAGGACCATTATGAGTCTTTCTgtgaaaactgacaaaagtaataatagatacaaaattgttgaaaattaaCGAATGGAAGTCAGGCATTTTTGTGGTCTAgcaatttttggggaaaatacaaattaatgaaGGTGAACTGGAGAAAATTGATGGTCCCcttgatttaatatttttttgcacaaccttttgaggcaatgaAACAATTTTGGTAACTCTCACTGAGACTGAGACAGGTATTTTTGCCCACTTCTTGAGGAAGCTCAGCTTCTCCAGACTGCACATTTCAGCTCCTTTACTAGattttcaataggatttagatcagaACTCATtgaaggccacttcagaatagtccagTCTTTTGTTAGCCCTTCttgagtgtcttttttttcttaaatggtTCGGGTGActcctggaggaaaggagttatttcgtAACCACTGGAagtcatcgaatggcaatgacctatagggtccctcaagggtcagttcttggacccctcctgttcagcctgtaggTACTCCCCTTGggccaaattcttcagaactttagcgttgactatcatagctatgcagatgacacaaagTTATATCCAGCAATGTCTACAGATGACTAcagtctaaaacagataaatagctggatgagccaaaactttcttcaaaacaaccacaacaacactgaaataattgtttttggcagtaaagaaaagaggattgctgttagtaaatacctggagtcactctctttaaaaagcaaagaccaagtccgaacccttggtgtactgatagattccgacctgactttcaaaagTCAAATTAAATAACTTACTCaaacagccttctaccagcGGAAGAGCATATCCAgggtgaaggcttgcatgtgtcaagcagaccaggagaagctcatccatatttttattttaagtagcCTAGACTATTGtcatggtcttctgactggactccccaaaaaaatcattaaacagctgcagctcattcagaattttaaaactcgggttctgaccagaacaaagatgtCAGAatatattactccaattctaaagtctctacactggctctcAGTCAGCTTGAGcatagattttaaagttgtgTTACTGgactataaatcactaaatggtttaggtcctgaatacatgaaataaatgcgaATGGAGATCTACAGACTCTGGCCAGATAGTGGTACACAGAGTCCAAAGGacacatggtgaagcagcatttaactgttttgctgcacacaaatggaataagttgccaacagaagtgacatcagccccaagtgtgaatgtttttaattccaggttttaaatgcttttaatcatgtaaagcacattgagttaccttgtgtatgaaatgcgctatataaataaatttgcttcgcTTGCTTTGCTTTAGACCCAAAACACTAGTTGGGTCATTGTCCTACTCGATGGATGGATTCTGACTCTGTGCACTAACATATTCTGCCTTGACAGTCTTAGCCCTATAGAGAAGTGCGCTTGTGAATTATCTCCTCCATGACGATGGGTCGACATCCCAAGTTTCTTTATGTTTTGAGGCCGATTACTGCCAAACATTTTGGTCAGGTTGTACAACCTTTAGGTCATTTGTATtatgaggttccactgtagcaTTTTGAAGTATTCGACAAATAGTAGATTATTAAAAATGTCAGTCCTAACACGTGCATAGAACAGACACATCTTTTTAAAGTAATCACCTCCACAAGAGGATGCCAGTGCGCGACAGGTTTTCGGGGGTACGTGAGCATTTCACTCCAGTGGTCCCGACCAAGGTTGTCTGCATCATTGCCAACCCGGCACACACCGATGACTTCATTATGACCAACTCTGTGCACACAGGAGGAAAGAGAAGACATATGGTCACCAACTACACTGCCAATGTTGAAAGTGACTTACAAGAAAAGAAGGTCAACATGTTGCTTGAATGCCAGAGTTTGTTTGAAACTGGAAACCAGAATGAGAATTGTTGCAGAAGGTTTCTAACCGGTCATAATCCATCACTGCAATCAAAAGGCTGATTTGCTCTATGTTCTCAGGGGGAACATCGAAAACAATGGCCTCGTTATAGACGGGATTCAAAGTGTTCCTCTTTGTGGAGGTCTTCCGCTTCTTCAGTCTGCGACCGTCACACATGAGTGAAACCTTCACATATGGATCtggagggttgggggggggaaacaggcTATGAATGAAACAGATTCAAGGCACTGATCAAGGCTCGTGACTCCGAAAGAGAATTGGACTTTTAATTACCAGATGCACCTGTGATGTCCATGGCCTTCAGATTGCGAGCCTTTATCATTGTTATGGTCAGCCTCCCGGCAGTTGGTAAGTAACACAGAGAAAACATTAGATCACCCAGGTCCACATTATCCTAAAAGAtaacaaatcacatttcatcacTCATAGCATTCATATTAAATACAGGCAAATGGACATGACTTTTTCACTGCTGATTTTATGGCATGGACTAAGCGTGCAAGGCGTTGgctaaaaaatgtgtttcaattaAGGCATGCTCTTGTTTCTCCACAGATGGAGACTTACAGTATGTTCGAATGGAGAAAGGCAGAAGCACACTTAACACTTGCTCTTAAAATAACTCCAGAGAAGAGGTAAGAAGCAGCACACACATATGTCTGGTGAAGAACTCTTGTCTGGTTTGGTTTGAGCTGTTTCACATAATCATTGCTGTTATATGTGACGAGACAGAACATTTAGGAAGTGGAATTTCAGGCGAGTCATTTAAAAGAATCGTCTCTTTGCCTGCTGTGCAAGTGGGCATTTCAAGGAGCTATAATGAAACACACACTTGGCAATTGACTATGCCAGCTTAGTAAAGTATGGTCAGCTGTTTGAATCTTAACCAAAGCATAACTGTGGTTACTCACATGGCCACCCTTCCTGCTTAAATAAAGGAGTCAAGAAAATTAAGGGCATCCTCTTCGTAAAGATGCAAATAGAAGTAGGAAGAGAAGAATACTGTAAGTGCAGATGACTGCTGCGAGAGCAGTGAATGTTACGGATTTAATAACCCTTCATTATTTATAACCCTTTGATCAATAAACCCACAAAATTATTGCAGTGCTGACCTttttgagttgttgtttttcaagtttaatcattgtattgtgtataACAAATCTATATCTATATGACATCTTTCATTGTATTTGGTTATCTCCCTTTCATCATTATCTTGATCTCTCTTAACTGATTGCGAGGCTTGCTTTTAAGTCTACATTTTGCAACAAGCTCCCTTGATTctggaatgaatgaaaatagtaCAGTTAAATCCAAAATTATACATAACCTGGCCATTTGAGTTAAaatgattgtgtttttatttgttgaatggaTGGCTAAAAATAACAGCCATCACCAGAAAAGTAGCAAAATTCTTTAATAAGTTGTTTTGAAGTATTAATGAAACTATTTCATAGGTCATGATCTGTgcaaaacaaagcatttcattttctttgtatttttgtagCAGAATATCCTTTTGTGTTTGATTATTtcaaactttgttttattgAGATAAGCACCTCAAATGTCATTGTGTAATCAATACAGTGACAATAAATGCATCTTTTCATATGAATAAAATGGTACTTGAGTATATGTATTCTCCATTCATGTTGCAATAACAGATTGTAAAACCTGGCAAAGAAACAATAATATGGTGTGCCTCACAGGAAATACTGATGCAATTATTGTCTAATTTCCTTTCTCCTTTCAAATAAATTGGCTAAAACTGCtgatggctgcaacatattGCCATGGTTGGTACTGTATTTACAGGGCCTGTTGGCTTTTGCAACAAAGCAAACTGTGCACAGTATGCAACAGTCTGCGCgccgtgcgtgtttgtgtgtgctgcaGCTAGCTCACAGAAAGGTAATCAACATATGATTGGAGAGCACCAGATTGCCAGTCACATTCCAGATCTGGCTACTGACTACAATCAATCAATGGGAAATGGCAGCACCCAAAAGCATTCATCAATTGGGACTTTGTATACAAAACAATATtgacaaaatcaataaaatcacgaataaaattttttttatttttagaggcTATCTGTACTAGTGGTGTTCAGATGAATGTAGAAGGAAATCAACTGCTTTACTCACAAAACTTGATATCAGCATCAACAGATCATGAACAAAAATGACCAATTTACATAATTGATGTATCATGTTGATTGTGTGCCATCATCTCATGATTACATGAGGAAGTGCAGAAAACAATGGGGTTGatggggggggaacaaaattgtttttacgAGGATCATTGTGCCACTGTGCTTACAGATATTGTTCTGGCCCAATTAAGCAGGCAAAAATATTTGGCTGGCCCTTCCGAACTAGGAACGGTTCCCTCtgttaatacaaaatgtattcaaagTCTTTTTGAGTCATTAAATTCAATGTCACTGTACAGGGTGATTGCCATTGCTAAAGGTTGTAATTTCAATAAATGAGATTTGTGCAATTACCCAAGGCAGcttttgttcctttttcttCCAGTGAGACAAAGCACGAGAAGACGCGTTTAAGTAGCTCTTAATGATTTCTTCACCAATTTCTTCTGCTGCTCTCTGTACAGGTTGTCTTGTTCTTTGGGTATTTAATTTGATTCAGTTGTTTAAAGAATCCAATTTATATGGTGGTTGAGGTTTCATTAGTATTAAGAAATGAATGCATAAATAGATTATCAAATATTGATTTTTCAGTGTTTCTAAGGCTTCTAAGGCTTTTGTAATGTGGATAACAGCCTGCCTCAGTGGCGTTGCTATGCCTATTTTAGAGGGGCTgaagcccccccccaaagaaaaaaactcctcagtatgtgtttttgccaaagttttgttttcttagcccccctaaaataaatTGTGGTTTCCCCAAAATGCCCCCTGGATCAACGAAAAGTAACATTCAGTATATATGAGCAAGCACACCGGCAATACAATACCCCttttcacatttgaaaatgtttcaccctcacacccaccaccacccctcGCCCCTCGTCGATTtgttttgggggtaaaaaacaaaaatttgatCCCCTACATCACCTGACCCGCCCCccgacaaaaaaaattgaagagGGGCCCAAGCCACCCCAAATGTCAGAACCTAGCGATGTCCCTGTTCTGCCTTACCAATAATATTGCTAGAAATTGGCCACAAGTatgaaaaatgctttttaacTGGCTACAACATAAGGTTAACCAAGTGCACACAATTCAATAACATACAACCGCTGTATCTGTACAGAGTTAATAATGCTCGATTTTGATTGACACCgacagagaggtattcatttcacaatattttattattgttgctgTAGTTGCAGTGGTTTAGAACTGCACAGCATCAGATAATATTTTGACCCACTCATGTACGTAATTGAGATGCCCAAAATAGTAGAAAAAGCTTTTTGTATATTACAGTGCAAATCTGTACCAGTGCAAATAATAACACTGTTGAATAAATACCTCCCAGAGtgtcagtaaaaataaaattaaatattgcaTGCATTGTGACACATTGCAAGCTTTTTAAAGTGACCAGTGTCTATAGTGAGATGGGGATGGGGAATTCTTGGAGCAAACATGACAGACACAAACGACACAGACATGCTATCCCTCATGATGacgctaatttaaaaaatttcttttttttaaaataaaaaataagcaactccaggttatccatccatcccatccattttctgtaccgcttgtcctcactaggctcgcgggcgtgctggagcctatcccagctattttcgggcaagaggcggggtacaccctgaactggccaccagccaatcacagggcacataaacaaacaaccattcacactcacattcacacctattttaaaatttagagtcttcaatcaacctaccacgcatgtttttgggatgtgggaggaaaccggagtaccaagAGAAAACCCGAGAAGGCACGGCGAGAAAATGCAagcgccacacaggcgaggccgggagttgaacctcggtcctcagaactgtgctaaccagtcggtcaccgtgccgccccaggTTAGTCAAATGCAATTGCAAACGGTAACAATACAAGTTAAGTTGGTACTTCCTCTATCTTAAATCACCTCAAAATTTCTATCTGATTTAAGTACAGCTAAGAGCTACAAAACTTGATCCATCTGTTCCTCATTGATTGTGTACTACAGACTGCTTATCTGTGGTAATCAACTAaaacctgtctttttttttggggtagtTTAATTATGTTTCCCCGTCCCTTATATTGGACGTGTTGAATGCTTTATTCCTGTGCGCTCTGAAGAGGggaatgtttttacatttcatgaaATCACTTCATACAGAAATTATATGATGATATAGCTTCATACAAATTTCCATGCAGAACAGTTTgctataaaaaaacaatagttatATCTAGTATAAGTAATAAGTACAGATAAGTACTGTATCGATTATATTTATCTATAAATTGAGATTTTCCATTCACAATGGGTGCCGCTATTGTTGTTTACATCTCAGTGCAGTTGGGTTACATCAGTTTTCCCAGACTTTGCAAGTCAGAACTCGAAATTTTGTACACAGAAATATGACAGTCTTGACAATCTGGAACTTCCTCAAAACAATTTGTCATCTGAGGTTATTTTTCATAGCtgcatttattgaaaattttcCTGAGGAGTCTCAAGAGATGGCACTGTATCTAAAAGATATATTATGTGGCCGTAAAGATCATGAATTCGAATCTTTAGCTCTCAATTAAAGGATTGTctcattttgaaaaggtttaatTACTCACCGTAGACACATATTTGATTTCCCGGCAGAGTTTTGTCTCCCGGGGGAAatctgccagatccaggaagtTGTCCACAACCACTTGGCCGATAATGTCATGGCGTGAAAATCGGTCAAAGTCATAGACGCTGAAGTGCAGTTTACGTGTGGGAAGCTCTGAGTAGGCCACAGGAAACAGGAAAACCTCATCAAACACAGGGTTTAACGTCTTACGATGCACCTTGGTCTGATGCTTGGTCATTCGATCAGGCAGCAGGTAGATCTTCACGTAAGGGTCAGAGGTTCCAGAGAAATCCTTGGCTGGGAGGTCCTCTGCTCTGTGGATCTTAACAATCAACTGCTCCAGGTCACAGTCAAACTTGAGGATGAAGTGGAGGCACCCACATCCTCCGCCTCTGTAACTTCCGTCATCCCCTTCCAGTGAACGTTGTTTGTAGAGCTCAGGTTTGAGGCGTCCGAGGCCCAATCCCATTCCAGTGAGTGAGTCCTGCCTTTGGAACTGAGCCACGTTGAAGTCGGGATTTGACAGGTTCATATGCCGGCGTATCGAGCCCTGTCTGTGGACAAAGAATATCGACAgtaaaggcaaactgcaggagTCTTCTCCCGAGACTGAAGATTCCTAATTTAGATCCTCGCCGAATTGCACATCTTCATAAATACCCTGTGCACCTCCTACTGTACATATGCCTGAATTTTGTTAAACAAATTTCATAGAACTTTTCATGTATCCTATTATCTGTATTATACAACATAACTTATTGAGAACAAGTGAGACAAGTATTGTTAtgtttaaagtaacatttatgtttacaaaaaaataaacctacCCAATTTCTGACATGGGGTGGCCGGAGGGTGAGGGTTCCGTAGTCTGTCTCTGAATCCGAGGGTTTGTATGAACCCCGTTTTCCCGACTTTTTTCCTGGGCGTCGAGTGGAATGTCTGGGGACGTGTGACTGATCTTCATGGCTGCCTCCGGTGGCGCCAGGGCGACAGGAGGGGGTGATACAGGAGTTACCGGAGCCTCCACCGATGCAACTGATGCCATAGGAGTTGGCTCCTTGGCTATTGAGCAGTGGGACGACTCAAGGCGTGTGTGAGCCGGGGGGTCCACGGCCGCGTAAACTGGCTGCCTCTGTACTGGCTGTGAGGACAAAGGGCTCATGGCCGGGTTGAGGTGCCCGCCGTGGGGCTCCTTGGTCGTGGGGGAGAGACCACGCTCCCTCCATGGGATCCAGCAGAGCTTCCAGGACACAAAGAGGGAGACCCCAAATAGAGCCAAGCCACAGGCCGTCACGACCAGTGACAGCAGACTTACCGACACATCTGTAGAAGGCAAACAAGAGTGACAGGAACTGAACAAAAGGCAGCcgtttctgtttttatgttgtacAGTGATAACTCTGCATTAGTGGTAGGAGGGCAGTGTCCAGCCAGGCCAAGTAGTGATCTTTTGTGGCAGTGTCCTTACTATTTGTTTCTGACTTCTGTCCACCCATGGTTGGTGCCACATCAATacttttcaaactaaaatgctGCTGCTCATCTACAGGCACAACAATTTATAATGAGTCTACAAgtgaaattacagtaataaCTCAATAAGATTAAGGATAAGCGAGTCACTTAATTATCCCCTGAAGTGTAAAATGTCTGCAAATTGAAGTTAATATGTCCTGCAATTCTTAATGCTTTGCCAAACAACAAAGGACATGTTTTCACAtcattgttgaaataaaaaaaaataataatgaactaAAAGCTTATACCTAAACACAACTAGcagcaataacaaaaaataatttatgttgAGATTCACTAACATTTACCTACAGTTTGCAAGACATTTCCCAGTTATGGTTCTCAAAGAGCGTTTCAACTAAATTTATTTTGAACAGCATAACATTGTGTAATGGTGGGATTATTTACACCTGGGTGTACTGGTGACCATCGAGCGACGTCAGCCAATAGTCATGAAAGGTTTTCTGAATCCTTTGTCCTTTTAATCATCGAGGATATTTTACAAAGAACTATATCATATGAAACTGTTGAAACATAACAGTAAGCAGTCGAATacataaagtatatatatatatatatatatatatatatatatatatatatatacacagaggctgaaataaatatttaacaagtcacaatttttctctttaaatatatttcccaaggtgctattgacatgaaaagttcaccagatgttgagaacaacccaagtaatccattcatacaaaaaaagcaaaacaaataaactcagaaaggAAGtcgtgtgtaataatgtgaaatgacacaggggaaaagtgtTGAACACAcagctggtatttatttaattaatatttaatattaatatttatttaatactttgtacaacagcctttgtttgcaatggcagcttcaagacgcctcccctATGGAGAaactgccatttctcctccaaatgtagTGTGCATTagggcatccaaacagttaaatttttctCTCATCCCACCAGACTATATTTTCCAAGTATTTCACTGTTGTTGTCAAAACTGTtgttgtgacaacagtacctgctaattccagatCACCAGCAcgtgctaattccaggtctttttgaagttctccacaggtggtccttagCTCtcggacaactcttctgattattctttgcactcctctgtcagaaatattgcgaggaacacctgatcgaggcaaatttatggtgatatgattggctttccacttatgtattatggccgaaccgtgctcactggaacgttcagaagcttagatatgcgcctgttaCCAATGTTTTGCagcaattactttgcgatggtcttgagaaaGCTCTtcgctcttacccatcatgagatgtgttttGACTCACCCCTTGGCAACGAGACTTTTTTGTCGACCATCAATTAGGGCTGAACCTgctaatattcatttgcactgacaaggggctggattgctgtttgattattgataaatgttagctgttgtcttggctttccccCTTTCCTTTCCTTGGCTTTCCCCCtttcctccctttcttcatgtgttcaatactttttccctgcatcagttcacatttttacacccaacttaatttctgagcttatttgttctattttcttcGTCTGTATTGATTACATGggctgttcccaacatctggtggaattttcaggtcaatagcacctttggaagtatatttagtgaaaaaaatggtgacgtgttaaatacttatttcagcctctGTATTTTTTCTACATAAAAGTGCAATTGTAAATTCAAAATGGATATCTTTATATGGTGCATCACAAGTGGTAAAGCATGTTCATGTACATAAAACCACGTTGTGTGCATATTTTCATGAAGACTTGGAATGAGTATCTGtctttattcaaaaatatataattatgtaGTCGCCATAGGATGATGCCTGCTATTTCTTTGCATCTTTTATGTTCCCTGGTGAGGAAAATGAAGCCAACTGACTTGAAATTAGcacatattgtatattttggAGCCAAATAAGTCACAATAaaatcacacatacagtataacaccTCCCCTACATGTGATGATGTGATGTGGTATTCTTTGGATGATGataaattttatttgaaat
This sequence is a window from Phycodurus eques isolate BA_2022a chromosome 2, UOR_Pequ_1.1, whole genome shotgun sequence. Protein-coding genes within it:
- the syt9a gene encoding synaptotagmin-9 — protein: MPGDRDDEICQKALELLSDLCSKGEVQSENCLDFIYYFRDLARPRYTDSDVSVSLLSLVVTACGLALFGVSLFVSWKLCWIPWRERGLSPTTKEPHGGHLNPAMSPLSSQPVQRQPVYAAVDPPAHTRLESSHCSIAKEPTPMASVASVEAPVTPVSPPPVALAPPEAAMKISHTSPDIPLDAQEKSRENGVHTNPRIQRQTTEPSPSGHPMSEIGQGSIRRHMNLSNPDFNVAQFQRQDSLTGMGLGLGRLKPELYKQRSLEGDDGSYRGGGCGCLHFILKFDCDLEQLIVKIHRAEDLPAKDFSGTSDPYVKIYLLPDRMTKHQTKVHRKTLNPVFDEVFLFPVAYSELPTRKLHFSVYDFDRFSRHDIIGQVVVDNFLDLADFPRETKLCREIKYVSTDNVDLGDLMFSLCYLPTAGRLTITMIKARNLKAMDITGASDPYVKVSLMCDGRRLKKRKTSTKRNTLNPVYNEAIVFDVPPENIEQISLLIAVMDYDRVGHNEVIGVCRVGNDADNLGRDHWSEMLTYPRKPVAHWHPLVEYQGTTGSSQGGSCNSLKAPPSP